The genomic interval AGAAATCCTAAGAAATCAAAGATTATTCCAGTCCTGATCATTCTTGTAATTGGCACATAACCAGAGCCATAAATTATCGCATTCGGCGGTGTTGATACAGGAAGCATAAATCCATAACTTGCACCGAGACAGGCACCGAGTGCTGGCATCAGGGGGTTAACCCGGGCTACATTCGCAAGCGAAATCATAATCGGAATCACCATATTCGCTGAGGCTGTATTTGATGAAAGTTCACTGGTAATAATTGCAAGCATGATGGAAATTGCGGTTATTGCAAAAAGGCTCTTTGCACCAGTGAGGCTCAAAATGCCTTTTCCGATATTTTCTGCCAGACCGGTAGAAAACATCAGACTGCCCAAAGATAATCCACCTCCAAACAAAATAATCGTCCCCCAGTCTACATCTACTGCCTCTTTCCAGGTGATTGTTCCTTTTCTTTCTCTCCAGTTAAGTGGCAAAATAAATAAAATAATCGCACCAATGATTGCTGATAGCCCTTCTGGTATATGTGCCTCCCACCACTTACAGATTTGAGCGTCTGAACCAAAAATTATTGCTAATATGCCTGGGAAGACCCATAAAAAGACCGTTATCAAGAATCCAATCAAGACATTCCTCTCCCCGCGTGACATTTTACCCATTGCCTTCTTTTCTTTTTCTACATACTCTTCAATCCCTGAAAGTTTTTTAAACTCTGGTGGGAATAACAATCTTAGTAATAAAAATAGAACTGCATACATTATCGCCACCATCGGTATTGCAAATAGCATCCATCTGAAAAATGTAATATTTTTCCCTAAAAGTTCTTTAATCAATCCTATGCCGATAAGATTTGGTGGTGTTCCTACTGGTGTTCCAATGCCACCGACCGATGCGCCGTATGCAATGATGAGCATAAGACCCGTAGAATATTTCATTTTCTTAAGTTCTTTTGCTTGCAGTTGAGCAATTGTATTAAGAATTCCCAATCCTATTGGATAAAGCATTGCGGTTGTGGCAGTATTACTCACCCACATTGATATAACCACGGCAATAAGTCCGAGTGTAAAGAGAATAAGACTGCTACTCTTGCCAATTCCCGGAATGGATAGAATTTGAAATGCGAATCTGCGGTCAAGTCTGTGCACCATCATCGCCTTTGCAATAATAAAACTACCAATGAATAAAAAGATAATCGGGTCAGCAAAAGGCGCAAATATCTTCTTCATGGTATCAACGCCCATTATTACACAGAGTGTTGTACCCAATAACGCAGTTATCGGTATCGGAACTGGCTCAGTTATCCACCATACTACAACCCAGCCGAGTATTGCTGACAAAAAATGGGCATTTCTTGAAAGACTGGACATAGGGAGGAGCAAGAATACTACAAAAATAGTTGGTCCTAAAAAAAACCCTATTGTTGTTCTAAATCTCTCAAATCTCTCTTCACCCGGCGAAATCTTCTCTTCTACATCTTCCATTATTTTATCATATCTAATTTCTCATAGATGTCAAGTACACCGGTTGTGGTTGCTGAAAAAGTCTTTTATGTCACCCTGAACGTGTTTCAGGGTCTCAAAAGCTATCGATTTTCCAGACGCCGTCCTGATGAAAATCTGGATGCTGAAATAAATTCAGCATGACAATGGACGCTGAATCGCACTTTTTCAGCTACCTCCTGTTGTCCTGGCGTATTTAGTTTACTCTACTCGGATAATATCCTGCTCATACAATATTCATATGCAACTTTTCATCGTCTCTTATTCCAATCATCCATCCCGGGCTTGTGAATTTCCTCCATTCAACTATTGAATTATTCCATTATTTTATTATTATATAATAATGGAATGATAAAATCAAGGGTGATTATACAAAAATTTTATTAGAATATCTATTTTACGAGTATGATTTTTGAAACAAGTCTCCAGTCACTGAAATGTAGTACACAAAAATAGACACCATCATTTAGTTTTTCATTATTTTGATCCATGCCATTCCATTCTATACATTTGGAAAAAGGCAGAACTCGCACCAATCTTCCTGCAACATCATAGATATTTATGGCTTTTATTTCTGTAAGTTCCAGACCGTTGTAATTGAAAAGGCTAATAGCTACTTTATCGTGAAAAGGATTCGGAATAACTTTAAGAACTGGTCTCTGGTTTCCTTCATACACAATATCCTTCTCTTCTATTGCCAGTGTATCCTGTACTGTTTTTATAAGATAGATATCTCTGTTTTCAGTGGTGCCAAGTGTATCAATGTACCCACAAATCACATATCCATTATCGCTTGTCTTTTGAATTGCGTATGCTTCTTCGTCACCGCCGCCACCATAGGTCGTCTGCCACACGAGATTACCATTGGGATCTACTTTTATGAGATAGACATCAGTAGAACCAGCCCCATATGAATTTGTCCCGCCAGCAATCACAATATTCCCATTACGCGTTTCCATAACTGCACTCCCTACTTCATCGTTTTCGCCCCCATAAGTCTTAAACCATATTAAGTCTCCATCAGGAGTTACTCTTAAGAGACAGACATCCCAATTCCCCAAAGAATCTGTAAACCCCGTAGCAACATAATCACCGTTACTCGAGACCGTGACCGAGTAACCACTATCAAAACCGTTTCTCCCATAATTTCTTATCCAGATTGTATCGCCCTCAGGGTCTGTCTTAATGAGTAAAATATCAGCAGTTTCATTCATAGTGGTTTGCCCAGCAATTATGAATCCATTATCGTTAATTTGTTTAACAGAAAATACCACATCATCACCCGAACAGTCGTATTTTTTAAACCAGACTGAATTGCCCAAAGTGTCAACCTCCATAAGAAAGGCATCCCATGAATTACCGTAGGATGTAGTACTGCCGGCAACTATATAACCATCCGTTATTTCAATAACACACCGGCCTTCATCATAATCAGTGCCTCCATATGTCCTTGACCATTGTAAGTTACCATTTTTATCGACTTTTACTAGAAAAATTTCTGTATGGTTAATGCTGTCAAGCATAGTTATGCCACAGGCAATATATCCACTATCCCGACACTGAACAACACAGAAACCTCCGTCACAATATTGTCCTCCATACGTGCGCATCCAGATTGAGTCACCATTCGCATCAGTTTTTAGAAGAAAAAGGTCATATCCATCTGTAGTAGGTATATATTTCTCACCGGTAATGATATAACCACCATCAAATGTTTCTTTAACAGAATACCCCTCTTCCCAGCCAACATCTCCATAGAATTTTGTCCAGAGCGTATCAGGAGGCTGGCCAGAAAGTATATTTGACCATGAAGATAACATTAATACCAAAAGAGCAAATCTAAGATGAAAATGGAACAAGTTCTTAAAATTCAATTCCTACCCCCAATCTTATACGAAAAGGATTTTTGTAGAATGTCGGATCAGAATATAAGTCATTGAGAGCGGATATATATTCAGATTTCATCTCGGATGGAGTAATTAAGCCATCGTGATTGTAATCTGCCTGCGGCGAATAGTGTGTACCTGTGATTGGTATAAAATCAAATGCACCGAGTGTTGGCTCAGGTAAACCTGGGTCATCAGGGTTGCCGGTCGTAGGATAAACTTCGCTAATTTGCTTTGTGTTAAACAAGTTATTAATCAAACCAGTAAACACTAAAGAAAAATTCTTAACCCTTAATTTTTTACTCAGCTTCCAGTCGACATTCCAGTAACCGGGCATTCGTGAGGAATTAACATTTCCAGCCCTATCTCCCGAGAAATCAAGAGGCGTATATGGGTGTCCCGAGTGATAACAAAAAATTACCGAATTTGTAATATCGCGCAAGAATTTTATAGAAAAACTGCCGGGCACCTGAAAATCAATATTTGCCCTTATGCTATGTCGCTCATCATAATCAAGTGGATAATCTACTGCAGGAGGGATAACATCAGATTCATAATATAATTGATGTGCCCAGGCACCCGTTCCTTCAGCAAGTTGGAGCGTATAATTTAAGTTAAAACCCCACGCGTCTGCAAACGCCCTTATCAAAGCAATCTCAAGCCCTTTTACATAATATCTTCCATCATTGAAATATTGATAATATGGTTCAGGCAAAGCAATTACCTTCCTCAATTCCACAGCATTGAATATGTCTTTGTAGAAAATAGAAAAAGTAAATAGTAAAAATCTGCTTAACATATTCTCAAAACCAAATTCATAGGCAACAGTCTTCTCAGGTTTTAATGAAATATTGCTCAGGTTTGACCTATACCTCAGCATTATCAGTCTTATGACCGCAGTATCACTTGTGTTGTACAAATAATCAAAATTAGGAATGACATTATAATGCGAATAACTGAAACGGAATTTTTGCCATTCTGTTATGGGCAATGAAAAGCCAAGGCGCGGGGAGAGAGTGGTTATCTTATCTGCATAGGTCAAAGTATCATCCCCCAAATTATAAAGGTCTTTGAATGTCCACACTTGAGGGTCAAAATAATCAAATCTGATTCCTAAATTTGTAATCAAGATTGTAATGTCTATCTTATCTTGTAAAAAACCGGAGATTCTATATGGTGTCCGTTCGTAAAAATTAAAGTCGGGATAGTCTTCGGTAAGTGGTGGAAAAGTGCGATTGTAATATCTAATGTCATATTTAATAAAATCAATACCAGCCTTGAAATCGTGGTACTTGCCACATGCACATTCTATTTTTGCATGCATCTGCAGGTCGTTATTATACCAGTATCGCCAGACAGGATAATCGCCAATTGTGTAGAAAATTTCATCCACTCCGTAAGGGGATTTGCGAAGAACATCTGGCCCGGAATTTCTGCATCCAAGACGGATTCCTTCAATCAAGACTTCGCGTGGTGAAGCATAATGTGCTTTATATTCTTTAGTATTCAACAAATCAAGTAATTCTTCAAATTTTAGACGGTAATCATCATACCGTTTGTAGTTGTTTTTCAATTCCCACTCGTAGTCACGGGGACCAAAAACCCGGTCAAAGTGGGTGAAACCAATACCAACAGATGCTATTGTTTGCCAGCTAAGCATATAACTAAAACTACCTGCAAGAATCTGATATTTGCTTCTCATCATTGGTTTATTTTCAAGATATTTAAATGCTACGGCATTTTCTTCATACGGAATATAATATACAAACTGCTCTCTTACTCTGAGTCCTGAAATATCAAATTTTCCCCTCGCATTTGGTAAATAATAAGACAATTTTCCAAATAGCCGATAATCATTACCAGGAGAATAAATCCTGTATTTTGCAGGTTGATAAGCATCTGTGGAAAGCCATTCGCCAGATAAAAGATATCGTAATCTTCTCAACGGCAGCGGACCATTAATTAAAAATTTGTACTCATTATATCCGTAATCAAGTCTCTTGTTCTGTAGTATTCCATCAGAGAGCCAGCTGATATTTCCAGAATGTCGCGAACTATTTCCAGTTTTCGTGGCTATGTTGATAACTGCCGGGGCATCACCATTCTCTGCATATAATCCACCATTAATAATAGAAACTTCGTCTATGATTTCTTTGTTGATTTGAATTGGCAGTCTCCCAGTATTAGGGGCTCCAATTAAAATTCCATCAAGGTAATACTCTGTTTCATATACCTTTCCACCCCTGATATGAAAGCCCGAATTGGTCTCCGCAACACCTTGCTGGATTCTCAAAAAATCATCAAATGATATAATCGGCAATCTACGGACCTCTTTTGCCCTTTTGATAACAGCATTTAAACTTTGATTGACATAAATCATCCGCGGATAACATAATAGAAGAGGATGGATATCCCCAATGGGTGGTGATTTAAGTTTAAAATTTAAAAAGGTTGTTTGATCTGGTACAACCAGAACATTGTAAATAGTCACTGGGTTATAACCAATATGACTCGCTGTTACATTATACTCACCAGGTGGGACATTTAATATTAGGTAATTACCCTGTTCATCCGCAGCTGCACCAATTTCGCCTCCCATTATAAATACCTCGGCACTGATTAGTGGCTCACCAGATTCTGCATCAACCACTTTTCCTGCTATACTGCCATATTCTTCAGCGATAGCAAATCGGAATACAGTAATGGTATAGGTTATAAGTAAACAACAATACTTCATTCCAACCACCTCAACTAAATAAATTGTATTCCAAAAGGTTTCAATGTCAATATAGTATTTATCATCTCTAATTATTATCTGGTTTTAACAGGATTCAAGCATGCCCTGACTTGAATTAGATTCTATCCCAATTAGAAAACAAGACATTTGAACATATAAACAATTAAACAATTGTTTAATTGTTTAAAAGTCTGGTGCAAACCCGAAGATTTACTCTACATTATTTTAGAATTTTGAGGAATTAAAAATCCCTATTTTGTTTTTGATTGGTGTTTTCCGATAAAAGAAAGGACTTCAAGTTTTTCATAGGTAAGCCCCGGTCTTAAAATAGTGGGAACAATTACAATTTGATGATTTGACAATTGTACAATAGTCAAATGGATAAAATACAAATCCACTTCTCACCGGGTCAATGGAGCAATATTAAAGATGTGAATATATTTGAAGTTCAAACCCATATACAGGTTGACAAACCTTAGATTGTGAATACAATGTTTACATATTAAGATTCCAGAAGAGCCAGTATCTTCTGGAAAATTGGCAAAAAGGAGACAAAATGAACTGTAAAAAGGCATTGGCTATTTTATCGTTCGTTTTCTTTTTATTTCTAATTACCTGCAAGAAAAAAGAACCGGAACTGCCTGCTAAGGGTGTAGCATTCACCGATTCACTCTATGGAACAACAATAGTGCGCATTACCGATAAAGATATTGATAATTATTCGGGTAATGGTATAGAAAACGAGTATGCACGGGCAGATGCCTATAATATAGATGAAACCTATTTAATCCTCCGTGGCAATGATGGTGTCTTTTATCTATATAACGCCTCAAATTATCAACTTGTAAGAAGCCTTGACCATCTCAGTGGTGGTCAGGAACTGGAACCAAGATGGCACGCAACCGACCCCAATATCTTTTATTATTTTTCTGGTCCCAATCTCAATTCATATAATATTACAAGCAATGCACAGCAGATAATCCATAATTTTACCCAGGAATTTCCTAATTGCTCTTACATAACCACTGGGTCAGAAGGTGATGCATCTATGGATAGAAATTACTGGTGTCTTATGATTGTAGATTCGACATTTAACACAATTGCGGTCGTTGTCTATGAATTGAGCACAGATAGCATTATCGGTCAAAAGACGAGTTTTCCGGACGCTATAAATTGGGTGAGTATGGATATGTCAGGTAACCATGCAGTCATTGGATATGATAGCCATGTCTGCCAGGTCTTCAACAAGAATCTCACAAGTTATATTGACCTGCCTGCCGGTGCGAATGGGCATATGGATCTGGCACTCGATGCCTCAAATAATGATGTGATGGTCTATCAGAATAACGCCACGGACTGGATTGCAATGGCGGATTTGAATACTGGAACTGAGACCCAACTCGTCCAGATTCCCTTTGATGTCAATCCTGACATCGGGCTTCATTTTTCCGGCAATTGTGGTGCTACACCTGGCTGGGTTCTCGTTTCTACCTATGGAGCAAAAAATCCACCTAAAGGTAAAACTCATTCGTGGATGGATAATTTAATATTTATGGTTGAACTGAAGGCAAACCCAAGGATAATAAAACTGGCGCAGACCCACTCCTACACCGCTGAAGACCCAGAAGATGTAGAAAAAAATTATTTTGCTGAGGCATTTGCGAGTATAAATTATAATGGCACAAAGGTTGTCTTTGGTTCAAACTGGGGGATTCTGTCCCCGCTTGATTACACCGATGCGTATCAGGTTACAATGCCCACTGGCTGGAATCAATGAGCAAATTAGTAATAAATGCTGAGGTTAACGATTAATTAAACTGCGGTCAGAAACTACTCTTTCACTTTTGCGAAAAAGTGAAAAAAGGTAAACAAGTATTCACTCCACTTCGCAAGTAAATAGGAGACAAAAAATGAAGAGCAGTCTTTTCCCCTCACCTTTACCCCGAAACAAGCCTGTCCTGGCGCCAGACCAGGATTCGGGGTAAGCTCTCTCCCACAAGGGGAGAGGGGTTTGATGTATGGAGGGGGTAAATTGAAAATCCCCCTTTATCCCCCTTTAAGAAAGGGGGATATTAAACTTTTGAGATTGCCACGCCCCTCGCTATGCTCAGGGCTCGCAATGACACTATGTGTGAATAACGCTAGTTAAAAACCAATTCCAATAACAGAAAATTCTACTGACCAGTTCTTGGGCCAGAATTTGTCAATGTGATTATACAGGGGCAGGATGAAACCAATTGGTCCAACAATAATCTTTATACCTGTATCATAGGCATATTCCCATTTCAAACTATCTCCATTATAATAATAACCCAAATCACCGAAAATTCTTAATGGAAAACCTTCAGGAAATTGCGAATTTATACAAATAAGCCCATCAGTCTTTATATGATAACCCTGATAACCTGCCATATTCCCATCCTGTTTGATATGGATATGCTCCTGTGGAGACGCATATCCTTTATGACCGAAAAACAAATCAGAAACAAAAGTGTGCCTCAAGGCACCACTTAAAAATATCATTTCCTGATTTGGCGCAGTGCCAAGAATCTTTCCGGCAAAAAGGCGGAAATATAATGGCGATAAATACAACTTTGAATCTTTCTCAAATTCAAAAGTCAATTTTGAAAAACTCCAGTCAGTGTTAAAAAACTCATCAGTGCCGCAGAAATTTATCCCTGCTGACCAGTGATTTGTATGATAAGAAAATTGATTCTGTAGTAAATAATATTCAGTAATCGTCCAATCTATTGAATCAACCGAGATAAATGATTTTAGATTATTATAACTTAAAAAAGTTTTTATATTCATCTTGGGTTCTGGAGCAAATGGAATTCCAAAATCATTAGTAAATCCCATTTGATGTTTTATCTCATCACCACCGTTAGAACTTTTTAAGAATATGCGCGAACGATAACCTTTTTTAAATATTATCGGGGTCTGATAACTAAAATTGTAATAATGTTTTTTACTTTTGACTCCATAGATATAGCCAAGCAACCACTGATTTTTGCCCTTGATAAAATCCACATCAATGAATTGTGCACCGGCAAGATAAAGTCCGGGCGTAAAGCCGTCGTTTGTGTCATACCATAAATAAGGAAGAACAAAGACCTGATAGGTATCAAAAGAGGGCCAGTTTAAGAACGGCTTTAAGGCAAATTTTTTGGGGTGATAATTATTATATCTGTCTGCTTCAGGTGTATATCCGTATGGATCAATAATAACCTTCTTTATCTTTTTTGCCTCAGAAAAATGAAAAGTATCTGAATGTTGCTTTATTTTCAAGATTTGACCACCATTGTCAGTCTGAACCAGCAAATCGGTCGGTAGTAAAAACTTTCCTTTGTTTTCAACCACCAGCGAATTTCCTGATATCCTTTTTATATGCCAATCACAATATTTTGTAGTATGTAGAAAATCATTAAAGAACTCCTGCAAATCTTTACCACTTGTTTCTTCACATATCCTGATAAAATCTTCAGTATGCGGATGTTTGAATTTGAAATCTTCAAAGTATCTCTTGAGGATTATATCAAATGTATTTGCACCCAGATATGCTTCAAGGTAACGAAGAAAAAATGCAGGCTTTGAATAAACTGCATTCTGGTAGGCAATCGGGTTATCAATGAATTCACAGGACTTTGTTAAAACAGGTTTTTCTATCTGATTCGTTAATGTAATATAATATATTAACCGGTTGATATAATTATGAGGCATTTCAGGTAGGAAGGATGATTTAAAAAATGAATTATCAACACCGTATTTATCTATAAAATACCTTGCTTCAGCATACGAAGTAAATCCTTCGTCAAGCCAGGCTTCGTCCATTTCATTAGAACCGAGTATGCCATAAAACCACTGATGGGCAATTTCATGGATAATAACGAGCTCAAATTGCCTTGTAAGTTTATCTTCACTTCCGCCGACAATTACCAGATTTGGATACTCCATTCCACCACCAAAATATCCCTGGACCACACTCAATTTTTTATATGGATACATACCAAACCACTTATTATATCTCATTATCGCATCAACTGCATAATCTCCGGCATTCTCCCATTTTTTGCGGTATTTTTTTATATAATAAACCTCAATCTCTATTCCATCAACTATTCTCTTCTCAATCTCAAAATCTTTATCACAGACCCAGGCAAAGTCATGGACATTCTCGACAAGGAAGCGAACAATTTTTCTATTATTCTCTAATTTAGATGAATCTAAAACCACACCACTACCTGCCACTACATAATCGTTTGGCAATTCTATTGAAACATCAAAATTTCCAAATTCTCCGTAGAATTCACCGATTGCGTGATAACCCTGCTTGTGCCAGCCCTTTTCATCAAAGACACAGGGCTTTGGATACCACTGAACTATCTCATAATGTTTACCCCTGTATCCGAGACGGGAGAAAATCTTTGGAATTCTTAAAATTGCATCAATTTTTAGAACAGCTGAATCTCCGTTCAATAAAGGTTTATCAAGCACAACTGCCATAATCGTTTCATCTATTATAAAATTTAATTCCCTCTCCCCTATTTGCACCGAATTTATATCAATCCAGCCCCTTTCTGACTTCTTTGCCTTCAAGAATTTATAAGAACCCATTTTTTTTAATTCCTTTGCAA from candidate division WOR-3 bacterium carries:
- a CDS encoding DASS family sodium-coupled anion symporter, giving the protein MEDVEEKISPGEERFERFRTTIGFFLGPTIFVVFLLLPMSSLSRNAHFLSAILGWVVVWWITEPVPIPITALLGTTLCVIMGVDTMKKIFAPFADPIIFLFIGSFIIAKAMMVHRLDRRFAFQILSIPGIGKSSSLILFTLGLIAVVISMWVSNTATTAMLYPIGLGILNTIAQLQAKELKKMKYSTGLMLIIAYGASVGGIGTPVGTPPNLIGIGLIKELLGKNITFFRWMLFAIPMVAIMYAVLFLLLRLLFPPEFKKLSGIEEYVEKEKKAMGKMSRGERNVLIGFLITVFLWVFPGILAIIFGSDAQICKWWEAHIPEGLSAIIGAIILFILPLNWRERKGTITWKEAVDVDWGTIILFGGGLSLGSLMFSTGLAENIGKGILSLTGAKSLFAITAISIMLAIITSELSSNTASANMVIPIMISLANVARVNPLMPALGACLGASYGFMLPVSTPPNAIIYGSGYVPITRMIRTGIIFDFLGFLIILAGVFLLLPLLG
- a CDS encoding T9SS type A sorting domain-containing protein, which codes for MNFKNLFHFHLRFALLVLMLSSWSNILSGQPPDTLWTKFYGDVGWEEGYSVKETFDGGYIITGEKYIPTTDGYDLFLLKTDANGDSIWMRTYGGQYCDGGFCVVQCRDSGYIACGITMLDSINHTEIFLVKVDKNGNLQWSRTYGGTDYDEGRCVIEITDGYIVAGSTTSYGNSWDAFLMEVDTLGNSVWFKKYDCSGDDVVFSVKQINDNGFIIAGQTTMNETADILLIKTDPEGDTIWIRNYGRNGFDSGYSVTVSSNGDYVATGFTDSLGNWDVCLLRVTPDGDLIWFKTYGGENDEVGSAVMETRNGNIVIAGGTNSYGAGSTDVYLIKVDPNGNLVWQTTYGGGGDEEAYAIQKTSDNGYVICGYIDTLGTTENRDIYLIKTVQDTLAIEEKDIVYEGNQRPVLKVIPNPFHDKVAISLFNYNGLELTEIKAINIYDVAGRLVRVLPFSKCIEWNGMDQNNEKLNDGVYFCVLHFSDWRLVSKIILVK
- a CDS encoding TonB-dependent receptor; protein product: MKYCCLLITYTITVFRFAIAEEYGSIAGKVVDAESGEPLISAEVFIMGGEIGAAADEQGNYLILNVPPGEYNVTASHIGYNPVTIYNVLVVPDQTTFLNFKLKSPPIGDIHPLLLCYPRMIYVNQSLNAVIKRAKEVRRLPIISFDDFLRIQQGVAETNSGFHIRGGKVYETEYYLDGILIGAPNTGRLPIQINKEIIDEVSIINGGLYAENGDAPAVINIATKTGNSSRHSGNISWLSDGILQNKRLDYGYNEYKFLINGPLPLRRLRYLLSGEWLSTDAYQPAKYRIYSPGNDYRLFGKLSYYLPNARGKFDISGLRVREQFVYYIPYEENAVAFKYLENKPMMRSKYQILAGSFSYMLSWQTIASVGIGFTHFDRVFGPRDYEWELKNNYKRYDDYRLKFEELLDLLNTKEYKAHYASPREVLIEGIRLGCRNSGPDVLRKSPYGVDEIFYTIGDYPVWRYWYNNDLQMHAKIECACGKYHDFKAGIDFIKYDIRYYNRTFPPLTEDYPDFNFYERTPYRISGFLQDKIDITILITNLGIRFDYFDPQVWTFKDLYNLGDDTLTYADKITTLSPRLGFSLPITEWQKFRFSYSHYNVIPNFDYLYNTSDTAVIRLIMLRYRSNLSNISLKPEKTVAYEFGFENMLSRFLLFTFSIFYKDIFNAVELRKVIALPEPYYQYFNDGRYYVKGLEIALIRAFADAWGFNLNYTLQLAEGTGAWAHQLYYESDVIPPAVDYPLDYDERHSIRANIDFQVPGSFSIKFLRDITNSVIFCYHSGHPYTPLDFSGDRAGNVNSSRMPGYWNVDWKLSKKLRVKNFSLVFTGLINNLFNTKQISEVYPTTGNPDDPGLPEPTLGAFDFIPITGTHYSPQADYNHDGLITPSEMKSEYISALNDLYSDPTFYKNPFRIRLGVGIEF
- a CDS encoding M1 family metallopeptidase, which produces MAIILFLFFWQQKVDYKISCILDDENNTLKITEVLTYHNNSPVSLETLYFHLYANAYRDNNTTFAKELKKMGSYKFLKAKKSERGWIDINSVQIGERELNFIIDETIMAVVLDKPLLNGDSAVLKIDAILRIPKIFSRLGYRGKHYEIVQWYPKPCVFDEKGWHKQGYHAIGEFYGEFGNFDVSIELPNDYVVAGSGVVLDSSKLENNRKIVRFLVENVHDFAWVCDKDFEIEKRIVDGIEIEVYYIKKYRKKWENAGDYAVDAIMRYNKWFGMYPYKKLSVVQGYFGGGMEYPNLVIVGGSEDKLTRQFELVIIHEIAHQWFYGILGSNEMDEAWLDEGFTSYAEARYFIDKYGVDNSFFKSSFLPEMPHNYINRLIYYITLTNQIEKPVLTKSCEFIDNPIAYQNAVYSKPAFFLRYLEAYLGANTFDIILKRYFEDFKFKHPHTEDFIRICEETSGKDLQEFFNDFLHTTKYCDWHIKRISGNSLVVENKGKFLLPTDLLVQTDNGGQILKIKQHSDTFHFSEAKKIKKVIIDPYGYTPEADRYNNYHPKKFALKPFLNWPSFDTYQVFVLPYLWYDTNDGFTPGLYLAGAQFIDVDFIKGKNQWLLGYIYGVKSKKHYYNFSYQTPIIFKKGYRSRIFLKSSNGGDEIKHQMGFTNDFGIPFAPEPKMNIKTFLSYNNLKSFISVDSIDWTITEYYLLQNQFSYHTNHWSAGINFCGTDEFFNTDWSFSKLTFEFEKDSKLYLSPLYFRLFAGKILGTAPNQEMIFLSGALRHTFVSDLFFGHKGYASPQEHIHIKQDGNMAGYQGYHIKTDGLICINSQFPEGFPLRIFGDLGYYYNGDSLKWEYAYDTGIKIIVGPIGFILPLYNHIDKFWPKNWSVEFSVIGIGF